One Euwallacea fornicatus isolate EFF26 chromosome 22, ASM4011564v1, whole genome shotgun sequence genomic region harbors:
- the LOC136346131 gene encoding laminin subunit gamma-1-like isoform X1 gives MMSFLCWVLWTFVPIFSATELHEFDHTPVIGGKELSKCYDRFNIPQRCIPEFENAAFDLLVEVTNTCGDEGPQEYCVQTGISGVRKSQCAVCNPEDYHAVYLTDFHNVNNLTWWQSETMLEGIQWPNQVNLTLKFGKAFDITYVRLWFNSPRPESFYISKKTEEKGEWIPYQYYSATCRDTYALPDSTHTKRGEETRALCTSEYSDISPLRGGNVAFGTLEGRPSAYNFDSSPELQEWVTATEIMITLDRLNTFGDEVFGDPQVLRSYFYAIADIAVGARCKCNGHASECVTSYGESEKRTRVCRCEHNTAGPDCGECLPFYNDAPWARATILNAHECKECNCNGYSTRCMFDTKLYEITGHGGHCLDCSANRDGPNCERCRPNYYMRDDGYCTACNCDEVGSLFQQCNFEGKCQCKTGVTGEKCDRCAENHYDFSKSGCKNCGCWTAGSAFNTARCNPSTGVCQCKENVEGRQCKECKPGFFNLDSDNEFGCTPCFCYGHSSECKSAPGYFRYLIESTFARGPEKWKSEDEHHRPHQIKYEAISQSIGVQSDGDESIYLIAPDRFLGDQRTAYNQLLDFSLRLGDGRAVPTATDVILESGNLSITNTIFAQGNKVPTVETQNYKFRLHEHPDYGWQPRLTSRSFISLLSNLTMIKVKGTYAPKGVGFLDDFKLETASRGVAGKAALWIELCSCPTGYVGQFCESCEPGYRHIPAMGGPFMNCIPCDCNNHASICDSETGKCICQHNTSGENCELCTRGFYGNALAGTSTDCQPCGCPDGGACIQIGDNITMCTECPLGYSGFKCDVCSDGFYGDPTGKFGEPTICQQCACNQNIDLNAIGNCNTTTGECLRCIYNTAGSRCEACLPGFFGNALVLPKGDCKKCQCYSPGTDDLDGEPICDQTTGACQCKNHVIGTNCDKCESGYFNILSSEGCQSCNCDPIGSFNQSCDLYTGQCFCRLGVTGLRCDHCEARKYGFSIDGCKECECDRIGSRDLQCDASGQCPCLDNVEGRKCDRCKENKYNRQKGCIDCPDCYNLVQDAYKNHSSKLDRLNEILNEVENQPTVIDDEEFPDELGKLEIEIDEFHDQVKASTGENSVFEEVLSMLEREKDVGRTLEEIYENVFTTNEKSKKAEHDLDHAEEFLIEVEERLIEIEDNFELQAKKAYEAALERSKAVGQQSDKMTGIAQQARELADILDERAEALVGQAKDAKNKSIETYEQIKSTHALQQNISDAARSLNSEVANAEFKLNRTREWTEHVQEEAVEVKEKALALLNEVTHLIIPQIKIPELKAHSGNLKDEAIRLTNKSKELFHNAKVLKETIEEKQSTGQELLDTALEQQEEVEDLKNDVDFSSAQTAQAIQLWKEIHERAQGNFQLLTAFDSQTQESKQRAEESLKTISNIEIILQDTNLKTNEAQQILEDAQENADLAFEKAKNANDLAKNASAKTEKIKSEAEDLNTNSTFLRDEAGFMYDRVFNTEAELKNLWEKARSNNTLVHDAKEKVGRAGKDTDAVQTRVTDLLNDVESILVELEDTPDISDDELDRLEQELLITEARLKETRLEERLEELQKQHKNQNQLIESYKEQIRILQADVNNIEQIVNTLPEGCFKRMELEP, from the exons ggaAGGCTTTTGACATCACTTATGTGAGATTATGGTTCAATTCACCACGTCCCGAAAGCTTCTACATATCAAAGAAAACTGAAGAAAAGGGAGAGTGGATTCCCTACCAATATTACAG CGCCACCTGTCGAGACACCTACGCTCTACCAGATTCGACTCACACGAAGCGCGGGGAAGAGACTCGCGCGTTATGTACCTCGGAGTACTCCGATATATCACCGCTACGTGGCGGTAACGTCGCCTTTGGTACTTTGGAAGGAAGACCGTCTGCTTACAACTTTGATAGCAGCCCCGAACTACAG GAATGGGTAACAGCTACAGAAATAATGATCACCCTCGATCGACTCAACACCTTCGGTGACGAAGTCTTCGGCGATCCTCAAGTTCTCCGCTCTTACTTTTATGCCATAGCTGACATAGCTGTAGGGGCTCGCTGCAAGTGCAACGGACATGCATCAGAATGTGTTACTAGTTATGGTGAATCAGAAAAGCGAACCAGGGTTTGCAGGTGCGAACACAATACGGCAGGACCGGACTGCGGCGAATGTCTCCCCTTTTACAACGACGCCCCATGGGCCAGAGCCACCATATTAAACGCCCATGAATGCAAAG AATGCAACTGTAATGGTTATTCTACGAGATGCATGTTCGATACAAAGCTCTACGAAATTACCGGACATGGTGGACACTGCCTGGACTGTTCGGCTAATAGGGATGGTCCGAATTGCGAGAGATGTAGACCGAACTACTACATGAGGGATGATGGTTATTGCACTGCATGTAACTGCGATGAAGTTGGGTCGTTATTTCAACAGTGTAATTTCGAAGGCAAATGTCAGTGCAAAACTGGGGTGACTGGGGAGAAGTGTGATAG atgtGCAGAAAACCATTacgatttttccaaatccggATGTAAAAATTGTGGATGTTGGACCGCCGGATCTGCATTCAATACTGCGAGATGCAATCCTAGTACTGGAGTGTGTCAATGTAAAGAAAACGTGGAAGGGAGGCAGTGTAAGGAGTGCAAACctggatttttcaatttagacaGCGATAACGAATTTGGATGCACACCCTGTTTTTGCTATGGGCACTCCTCGGAATGCAAATCGGCACCAG GTTATTTCCGATATCTTATCGAATCAACGTTTGCAAGAGGCCCGGAAAAATGGAAGTCTGAAGACGAGCATCATCGTCCTCACCAAATCAAATACGAAGCTATTAGTCAGAGCATTGGCGTGCAATCTGATGGGGATGAGTCTATTTATTTAATAGCCCCCGATAG ATTCCTTGGAGATCAACGTACAGCCTACAATCAACTTCTAGATTTTTCCTTAAGACTAGGGGATGGACGGGCCGTACCAACTGCGACAGATGTTATCTTAGAGAGTGGAAACTTATCAATAACAAACACCATATTTGCTCAAGGCAATAAAGTTCCTACTGTTGAG aCTCAGAATTATAAATTCAGGCTGCACGAGCATCCAGACTATGGATGGCAGCCTCGTCTCACTTCCAGATCATTTATCTCTCTTTTATCCAACTTGACAATGATCAAAGTCAAGGGCACCTACGCTCCGAAGGGAGTGGGATTTCTGGATGATTTCAAACTGGAAACTGCTTCCAGGGGAGTTGCTGGCAAGGCTGCTTTGTGGATTGAGCTATGTTCATGTCCAACAG GATATGTTGGGCAGTTCTGTGAATCATGTGAACCTGGATACAGGCATATTCCAGCCATGGGGGGTCCCTTTATGAACTGTATTCCATGTGACTGTAACAATCATGCAAGTATTTGCGATTCTGAGACTGGAAAGTGCATTTGTCAGCATAATACCAGTGGGGAAAATTGCGAATTATGCACGCGTGGTTTTTATGGGAACGCTTTGGCTG GAACTTCTACTGATTGTCAGCCTTGTGGGTGCCCAGACGGTGGTGCCTGCATTCAAATAGGAGACAACATCACAATGTGCACAGAGTGTCCTTTAGGGTACTCTGGGTTTAAGTGCGATGTATGCTCCGATGGATTCTATGGAGATCCCACTGGAAAGTTTGGGGAACCTACCATTTGTCAACAATGCGCATgtaatcaaaatattgacttaAATGCCATTGGGAATTGCAATACTACCACCGGGGAATGTTTAAGGTGTATTTATAACACTGCAGGGTCGAGGTGTGAGGCCTGTTTGCCTG GATTTTTCGGAAATGCCTTAGTCCTTCCTAAAGGCGACTGTAAAAAGTGCCAGTGCTACTCTCCTGGAACCGACGATCTGGACGGCGAACCAATCTGCGACCAAACCACCGGTGCTTGCCAATGCAAGAACCACGTCATAGGTACCAACTGCGACAAATGCGAAAGCGGCTACTTTAACATACTCAGCAGTGAAGGCTGCCAAAGCTGCAACTGCGACCCTATTGGTTCTTTCAATCAATCATGTGATCTTTATACTGGACAGTGCTTCTGCAGACTTGGAGTGACGGG GTTGAGATGTGATCATTGTGAGGCCAGAAAATATGGATTCTCAATAGATGGTTGCAAAGAGTGCGAATGTGACAGAATTGGATCTAGAGATTTGCAATGTGATGCTTCTGGACAGTGTCCTTGTCTGGACAATGTTGAAGGTCGCAAATGTGATAGATGCAAAGAAAATAAGTATAACAGGCAAAAAGGATGCATAG ATTGCCCAGACTgctataacctcgttcaagATGCCTACAAGAATCATTCAAGCAAACTTGATAGGTTGAACGAAATTCTTAATGAGGTAGAAAATCAGCCCACTGTAATAGATGATGAAGAGTTCCCAGATGAACTAGGGAAGTTGGAAATTGAGATTGACGAGTTTCACGACCAGGTCAAGGCTTCTACTGGAGAAAACAGTGTTTTTGAA GAGGTGCTGAGCATGCttgaaagagaaaaagatGTAGGCCGCACTTTGGAGGAAATATACGAGAACGTGTTTACTACTAATGAGAAATCCAAAAAAGCGGAACATGACTTGGACCACGCCGAGGAGTTTTTGATTGAAGTAGAAGAGAGACTAATTGAAATAGAGGACAATTTTGAGCTGCAGGCTAAAAAGGCATATGAAGCTGCTTTGGAGAG GTCTAAGGCAGTAGGCCAGCAATCAGACAAAATGACTGGAATAGCTCAGCAAGCTCGTGAACTTGCTGACATTTTGGATGAAAGAGCTGAGGCGCTGGTGGGTCAAGCCAAAGATgccaaaaataaatcaattgaaaCTTATGAACAGATAAAAAGTACTCATGCACTACAACAAAACATTAGCGATGCTGCCAGGAGTTTAAATTCTGAGGTAGCTAAtgcagaatttaaattaaatcgaacTAGGGAGTGGACCGAACATGTTCAAGAGGAAGCTGTAGAG gtaaaagaaAAGGCTTTAGCTCTGCTAAATGAAGTGACCCATCTCATAATACCCCAAATAAAAATCCCAGAACTCAAGGCTCATTCAGGAAACTTGAAAGATGAAGCCATTAGATTGACCAACAAATCAAAAGAGTTATTCCATAATGCTAAAGTTCTAAAAGAAACAATTGAAGAGAAGCAATCTACAGGTCAGGAACTTCTGGATACTGCTCTGGAGCAGCAGGAAGAGGtagaagatttgaaaaatgacgTGGATTTTTCCAGTGCGCAAACCGCTCAAGCCATACAATTATGGAAAGAAATCCATGAACGAGCGCAAGGAAACTTTCAGCTTTTAACAGCGTTTGATTCTCAAACTCAGGAGTCCAAACAAAGGGCAGAAGAATCGTTGAAAACTatatcaaatattgaaataattcttcaagatacaaatttgaaaacaaacgaGGCACAACAGATTTTGGAGGACGCTCAAGAAAATGCTGATCTCGCCTTtgaaaaagctaaaaatgCTAATGATTTGGCTAAGAATGCGTCAGCGAAAACTGAGAAAATTAAATCTGAGGCTGAAGATTTAAATACTAATAGCACGTTTTTAAGGGATGAGGCTGGATTCATGTATGATAGAGTCTTCAATACTGAGGCGGAATTGAAGAATTTATGGGAAAAAGCTCGGAGTAACAACACTTTAGTGCATGACGCCAAAGAAAAG gtGGGTCGTGCAGGAAAAGATACTGATGCTGTACAAACCCGAGTAACTGATCTTTTGAATGACGTAGAAAGCATCTTAGTGGAACTGGAAGACACTCCAGATATAAGCGATGACGAGTTGGATAGACTCGAACAAGAGCTATTAATAACTGAGGCAAGACTGAAGGAAACTAGACTTGAAGAACGGTTAGAGGAGTTACAAAAGCAgcataaaaaccaaaatcaatTGATTGAAAGCTACAAAGAACAGATCAGAATTTTACAAGCTGATGTGAATAATATTGAGCAAATTGTTAATACTTTACCCGAGGGATGTTTCAAGAGAATGGAGCTTGAGCCTTGA
- the LOC136346131 gene encoding laminin subunit gamma-1-like isoform X2, which translates to MEFAWIKVLSATVFLTNCGGTDWDGITPWFTGSQCNCNGYSTRCMFDTKLYEITGHGGHCLDCSANRDGPNCERCRPNYYMRDDGYCTACNCDEVGSLFQQCNFEGKCQCKTGVTGEKCDRCAENHYDFSKSGCKNCGCWTAGSAFNTARCNPSTGVCQCKENVEGRQCKECKPGFFNLDSDNEFGCTPCFCYGHSSECKSAPGYFRYLIESTFARGPEKWKSEDEHHRPHQIKYEAISQSIGVQSDGDESIYLIAPDRFLGDQRTAYNQLLDFSLRLGDGRAVPTATDVILESGNLSITNTIFAQGNKVPTVETQNYKFRLHEHPDYGWQPRLTSRSFISLLSNLTMIKVKGTYAPKGVGFLDDFKLETASRGVAGKAALWIELCSCPTGYVGQFCESCEPGYRHIPAMGGPFMNCIPCDCNNHASICDSETGKCICQHNTSGENCELCTRGFYGNALAGTSTDCQPCGCPDGGACIQIGDNITMCTECPLGYSGFKCDVCSDGFYGDPTGKFGEPTICQQCACNQNIDLNAIGNCNTTTGECLRCIYNTAGSRCEACLPGFFGNALVLPKGDCKKCQCYSPGTDDLDGEPICDQTTGACQCKNHVIGTNCDKCESGYFNILSSEGCQSCNCDPIGSFNQSCDLYTGQCFCRLGVTGLRCDHCEARKYGFSIDGCKECECDRIGSRDLQCDASGQCPCLDNVEGRKCDRCKENKYNRQKGCIDCPDCYNLVQDAYKNHSSKLDRLNEILNEVENQPTVIDDEEFPDELGKLEIEIDEFHDQVKASTGENSVFEEVLSMLEREKDVGRTLEEIYENVFTTNEKSKKAEHDLDHAEEFLIEVEERLIEIEDNFELQAKKAYEAALERSKAVGQQSDKMTGIAQQARELADILDERAEALVGQAKDAKNKSIETYEQIKSTHALQQNISDAARSLNSEVANAEFKLNRTREWTEHVQEEAVEVKEKALALLNEVTHLIIPQIKIPELKAHSGNLKDEAIRLTNKSKELFHNAKVLKETIEEKQSTGQELLDTALEQQEEVEDLKNDVDFSSAQTAQAIQLWKEIHERAQGNFQLLTAFDSQTQESKQRAEESLKTISNIEIILQDTNLKTNEAQQILEDAQENADLAFEKAKNANDLAKNASAKTEKIKSEAEDLNTNSTFLRDEAGFMYDRVFNTEAELKNLWEKARSNNTLVHDAKEKVGRAGKDTDAVQTRVTDLLNDVESILVELEDTPDISDDELDRLEQELLITEARLKETRLEERLEELQKQHKNQNQLIESYKEQIRILQADVNNIEQIVNTLPEGCFKRMELEP; encoded by the exons ATGGAATTTGCTTGGATCAAAGTTCTATCAGCGACTGTTTTTCTAACGAACTGCGGTGGTACCGACTGGGACGGAATAACGCCTTGGTTCACGGGATCGC AATGCAACTGTAATGGTTATTCTACGAGATGCATGTTCGATACAAAGCTCTACGAAATTACCGGACATGGTGGACACTGCCTGGACTGTTCGGCTAATAGGGATGGTCCGAATTGCGAGAGATGTAGACCGAACTACTACATGAGGGATGATGGTTATTGCACTGCATGTAACTGCGATGAAGTTGGGTCGTTATTTCAACAGTGTAATTTCGAAGGCAAATGTCAGTGCAAAACTGGGGTGACTGGGGAGAAGTGTGATAG atgtGCAGAAAACCATTacgatttttccaaatccggATGTAAAAATTGTGGATGTTGGACCGCCGGATCTGCATTCAATACTGCGAGATGCAATCCTAGTACTGGAGTGTGTCAATGTAAAGAAAACGTGGAAGGGAGGCAGTGTAAGGAGTGCAAACctggatttttcaatttagacaGCGATAACGAATTTGGATGCACACCCTGTTTTTGCTATGGGCACTCCTCGGAATGCAAATCGGCACCAG GTTATTTCCGATATCTTATCGAATCAACGTTTGCAAGAGGCCCGGAAAAATGGAAGTCTGAAGACGAGCATCATCGTCCTCACCAAATCAAATACGAAGCTATTAGTCAGAGCATTGGCGTGCAATCTGATGGGGATGAGTCTATTTATTTAATAGCCCCCGATAG ATTCCTTGGAGATCAACGTACAGCCTACAATCAACTTCTAGATTTTTCCTTAAGACTAGGGGATGGACGGGCCGTACCAACTGCGACAGATGTTATCTTAGAGAGTGGAAACTTATCAATAACAAACACCATATTTGCTCAAGGCAATAAAGTTCCTACTGTTGAG aCTCAGAATTATAAATTCAGGCTGCACGAGCATCCAGACTATGGATGGCAGCCTCGTCTCACTTCCAGATCATTTATCTCTCTTTTATCCAACTTGACAATGATCAAAGTCAAGGGCACCTACGCTCCGAAGGGAGTGGGATTTCTGGATGATTTCAAACTGGAAACTGCTTCCAGGGGAGTTGCTGGCAAGGCTGCTTTGTGGATTGAGCTATGTTCATGTCCAACAG GATATGTTGGGCAGTTCTGTGAATCATGTGAACCTGGATACAGGCATATTCCAGCCATGGGGGGTCCCTTTATGAACTGTATTCCATGTGACTGTAACAATCATGCAAGTATTTGCGATTCTGAGACTGGAAAGTGCATTTGTCAGCATAATACCAGTGGGGAAAATTGCGAATTATGCACGCGTGGTTTTTATGGGAACGCTTTGGCTG GAACTTCTACTGATTGTCAGCCTTGTGGGTGCCCAGACGGTGGTGCCTGCATTCAAATAGGAGACAACATCACAATGTGCACAGAGTGTCCTTTAGGGTACTCTGGGTTTAAGTGCGATGTATGCTCCGATGGATTCTATGGAGATCCCACTGGAAAGTTTGGGGAACCTACCATTTGTCAACAATGCGCATgtaatcaaaatattgacttaAATGCCATTGGGAATTGCAATACTACCACCGGGGAATGTTTAAGGTGTATTTATAACACTGCAGGGTCGAGGTGTGAGGCCTGTTTGCCTG GATTTTTCGGAAATGCCTTAGTCCTTCCTAAAGGCGACTGTAAAAAGTGCCAGTGCTACTCTCCTGGAACCGACGATCTGGACGGCGAACCAATCTGCGACCAAACCACCGGTGCTTGCCAATGCAAGAACCACGTCATAGGTACCAACTGCGACAAATGCGAAAGCGGCTACTTTAACATACTCAGCAGTGAAGGCTGCCAAAGCTGCAACTGCGACCCTATTGGTTCTTTCAATCAATCATGTGATCTTTATACTGGACAGTGCTTCTGCAGACTTGGAGTGACGGG GTTGAGATGTGATCATTGTGAGGCCAGAAAATATGGATTCTCAATAGATGGTTGCAAAGAGTGCGAATGTGACAGAATTGGATCTAGAGATTTGCAATGTGATGCTTCTGGACAGTGTCCTTGTCTGGACAATGTTGAAGGTCGCAAATGTGATAGATGCAAAGAAAATAAGTATAACAGGCAAAAAGGATGCATAG ATTGCCCAGACTgctataacctcgttcaagATGCCTACAAGAATCATTCAAGCAAACTTGATAGGTTGAACGAAATTCTTAATGAGGTAGAAAATCAGCCCACTGTAATAGATGATGAAGAGTTCCCAGATGAACTAGGGAAGTTGGAAATTGAGATTGACGAGTTTCACGACCAGGTCAAGGCTTCTACTGGAGAAAACAGTGTTTTTGAA GAGGTGCTGAGCATGCttgaaagagaaaaagatGTAGGCCGCACTTTGGAGGAAATATACGAGAACGTGTTTACTACTAATGAGAAATCCAAAAAAGCGGAACATGACTTGGACCACGCCGAGGAGTTTTTGATTGAAGTAGAAGAGAGACTAATTGAAATAGAGGACAATTTTGAGCTGCAGGCTAAAAAGGCATATGAAGCTGCTTTGGAGAG GTCTAAGGCAGTAGGCCAGCAATCAGACAAAATGACTGGAATAGCTCAGCAAGCTCGTGAACTTGCTGACATTTTGGATGAAAGAGCTGAGGCGCTGGTGGGTCAAGCCAAAGATgccaaaaataaatcaattgaaaCTTATGAACAGATAAAAAGTACTCATGCACTACAACAAAACATTAGCGATGCTGCCAGGAGTTTAAATTCTGAGGTAGCTAAtgcagaatttaaattaaatcgaacTAGGGAGTGGACCGAACATGTTCAAGAGGAAGCTGTAGAG gtaaaagaaAAGGCTTTAGCTCTGCTAAATGAAGTGACCCATCTCATAATACCCCAAATAAAAATCCCAGAACTCAAGGCTCATTCAGGAAACTTGAAAGATGAAGCCATTAGATTGACCAACAAATCAAAAGAGTTATTCCATAATGCTAAAGTTCTAAAAGAAACAATTGAAGAGAAGCAATCTACAGGTCAGGAACTTCTGGATACTGCTCTGGAGCAGCAGGAAGAGGtagaagatttgaaaaatgacgTGGATTTTTCCAGTGCGCAAACCGCTCAAGCCATACAATTATGGAAAGAAATCCATGAACGAGCGCAAGGAAACTTTCAGCTTTTAACAGCGTTTGATTCTCAAACTCAGGAGTCCAAACAAAGGGCAGAAGAATCGTTGAAAACTatatcaaatattgaaataattcttcaagatacaaatttgaaaacaaacgaGGCACAACAGATTTTGGAGGACGCTCAAGAAAATGCTGATCTCGCCTTtgaaaaagctaaaaatgCTAATGATTTGGCTAAGAATGCGTCAGCGAAAACTGAGAAAATTAAATCTGAGGCTGAAGATTTAAATACTAATAGCACGTTTTTAAGGGATGAGGCTGGATTCATGTATGATAGAGTCTTCAATACTGAGGCGGAATTGAAGAATTTATGGGAAAAAGCTCGGAGTAACAACACTTTAGTGCATGACGCCAAAGAAAAG gtGGGTCGTGCAGGAAAAGATACTGATGCTGTACAAACCCGAGTAACTGATCTTTTGAATGACGTAGAAAGCATCTTAGTGGAACTGGAAGACACTCCAGATATAAGCGATGACGAGTTGGATAGACTCGAACAAGAGCTATTAATAACTGAGGCAAGACTGAAGGAAACTAGACTTGAAGAACGGTTAGAGGAGTTACAAAAGCAgcataaaaaccaaaatcaatTGATTGAAAGCTACAAAGAACAGATCAGAATTTTACAAGCTGATGTGAATAATATTGAGCAAATTGTTAATACTTTACCCGAGGGATGTTTCAAGAGAATGGAGCTTGAGCCTTGA